DNA sequence from the Penaeus monodon isolate SGIC_2016 unplaced genomic scaffold, NSTDA_Pmon_1 PmonScaffold_900, whole genome shotgun sequence genome:
gtatatatatatatatatatatatatatatatatatatatatatgtgtgtatatatatatatttttttttactacatgttTCAGTCGCTTtagattttttgttgtgtgtgttttgtgagtgtatgtatatatatatatataaatagctatgtacacacataaacaaaatgggaatttttgttttatctcttgtaattatacatatcaattatattatgtattttgctaTGTCTGATAACTCAGAGCATACTGTCATTGGCTAAATTTGATGTGATTAACTCCGCCCTTTATTTGACTCGGTCAGTCTTTGAAATATCTTATCGTAAGTGTTTTTTTAGTGTAttttctaataacaatagtaaaaataaacgaaaacgaatatatatatatatatatatatatatatatattgtatttcataAAGGCAACAAGGTGGGGCTTAACTTGGAAGTTACCAGCTGGGATTTCTTCAAGACGGAGTAGAGCTACCTGTTTCAGACTACCTTGCTTCGGACGATGCCTTCCTTTGCGCTTTCCCCTGGGAATCGGACGCCGTCAACCCGAGTGAATGCCTTTCCGATCTGGGTCCGCAGCTGGGAATTATTTGCATCTAAGTTTTATGTGATGCTGTGTCGGGTATCATTCTTGGAGGATGTCAAAACTGCCAATCGTTTTAGCCAGAGTATGGAATACCTACTTATGAAGGTATTAAATtatgaatgatgaataaatatgCTGCACTCTTTAATTTGGAATACATGTGTTGCCTTATCAGGGTATCATTCTAAGAGAACATCAACTCAATAGCCAGGGATCCCATTTCACAAACTCAAtgcttttgaagacattcatgaaTAAAGTCAGTTTTGGCCAGGACAGTTCCTTGTTAGTGCCTCTTCGGCTATGTTCATAGCCATGTTCATGACGCAGGAGTGCATGAGGGACTTCTTGACCTCGATGAAATGTAGCATCTGAAAGGCAGAAGGAGCTCGGGTGAGAAAAAAGAACTTGCATTGAAAACAAATGTGAACACAATATTTAACAAAAGTGTCGACTCAAGAAATACATTCCTAATACTCACGTCAGGTTGTCTGGGCAGCTCAGGCAGCTCGGAAATGGCTTCTGTTAAGAACTCTCTTGCTTCTGAATTTTGTGTTGCATTAATCTTTGTCCACAGCATTTCCATGACCTTAGGTACGTTGAGCTCCTCGCCATCCTGAAGTAAAAGACAACAGAGCATTCCTCTAAAAGAACACAGCATGATGCAGCGAAGTTAGTTTAAGTATATACTGAAACTGAATGCGAATATTTCGCACTTAACTCGTGAGTAAAGAAGCACGTACCAGGACTCCATGATCTTGTAAGGCGCATATCGACACTTTTATCCGGCTTTCGGCCGTGATACCTTTGAGTTCTTCGCGGAAGCACAGCACATGCTTCAGGTCGGGAATCATGTCAGAAGCCAAGACAGGGTGTGAAGCTGACCAAGGCCAAAGAAAGGCGATCAGTAACTAGTCCGCAGGAAAATCTCATGCAATGATCAATGACATTAATGTCTGCTTgagaaatatagaagaaattGCTGTTAACATATCCTCCATTTTTGTTCCgactagagaggaaaaaaacgaataaagactTACTCAGATGGGCGTGGCCCTCATTTCCGAggcattccttcattttttctttcatgctaCTCATTTCTTCTTCGGATGGCATCAGAATCTCCATGCATATTTGTTTAGCTGCAAAGAAGTCATGGAAAATATTAATCTATCGAGAAGGAAAAGCTAAAGGCATTCGCAAGTGATTATTTCTGCTTCGAATATTTGCTCATCGTGTTAGCCGATGACTGACGCACCTTCATTAAGAACGCTGTGGATTTCGTTATGTTTGTTGTGATCCATTCCGCTCGCGACTACAGCGAGTGCCGCCAGCAACACCGTCAGCGTCTTCATGATGGAAGTCTGTGGGTTATAGATTT
Encoded proteins:
- the LOC119571997 gene encoding uncharacterized protein LOC119571997, with translation MNHNKHSEIHNALHDAKQICMEILMPSEEEMSSMKEKMKECLGNEGHAHLTSHPVLASDMIPDLKHVLCFREELKGITAESRIKVSICALQDHGVLDGEELNVPKVMEMLWTKINATQNSEAREFLTEAISELPELPRQPDMLHFIEVKKSLMHSCVMNMAMNIAEEALTRNCPGQN